One genomic segment of Streptomyces liangshanensis includes these proteins:
- a CDS encoding ABC transporter permease, which produces MSTTTPQPGTSDSSPTGNTTSGNAATGSTTTPGSPPTPGSTPTRPSRLTGTISTARTLATAARVLRQLRHDPRSIALMVLVPCVMLVLLRYVFDGSPRTFDSIGASLLGIFPLITMFLVTSIATLRERTSGTLERLLALPLGKGDLIAGYALAFGLLAVIQSTLATGLAVWALGLDVVGSPWLLLLVALLDALLGTALGLFVSAFAASEFQAVQFMPAVIFPQLLLCGLFTPRSAMQPVLEAISDVLPMSYAVDGMNQVLRHTDITGDFVRDTLIVAGCALVVLALGAATLPRRTP; this is translated from the coding sequence ATGAGCACCACGACCCCCCAGCCCGGCACCTCCGACAGCAGCCCCACCGGCAACACCACCTCGGGCAACGCCGCCACCGGCAGCACCACCACCCCCGGAAGCCCCCCAACCCCCGGAAGCACCCCCACCCGACCCTCCCGCCTCACCGGCACGATCTCCACCGCCAGGACCCTCGCCACCGCGGCCCGCGTCCTGCGCCAACTCCGCCACGACCCGCGCTCGATCGCGCTGATGGTCCTCGTCCCGTGCGTGATGCTCGTCCTGCTCCGGTACGTCTTCGACGGCAGCCCGCGCACCTTCGACTCCATCGGCGCCTCACTGCTGGGCATCTTCCCGCTCATCACCATGTTCCTGGTGACCTCGATCGCCACCCTGCGCGAACGCACCTCGGGCACCCTGGAACGCCTGCTCGCCCTGCCCCTCGGCAAGGGCGACCTGATCGCCGGCTACGCCCTCGCCTTCGGCCTGCTCGCCGTCATCCAGTCCACCCTCGCCACCGGCCTCGCCGTCTGGGCCCTGGGCCTCGACGTCGTCGGCTCGCCCTGGCTCCTCCTGCTCGTCGCGCTCCTCGACGCCCTGCTCGGCACCGCGCTCGGCCTCTTCGTCTCCGCGTTCGCCGCGTCCGAGTTCCAGGCCGTCCAGTTCATGCCCGCAGTGATCTTCCCCCAGCTGCTGCTGTGCGGACTGTTCACCCCGCGCTCCGCCATGCAACCCGTCCTGGAGGCGATCTCCGACGTCCTGCCCATGTCGTACGCCGTCGACGGCATGAACCAGGTCCTCCGCCACACCGACATCACCGGCGACTTCGTCCGCGACACCCTGATCGTCGCAGGCTGCGCCCTAGTAGTCCTGGCCCTAGGCGCCGCAACCCTCCCCCGCCGCACCCCCTAA